A single genomic interval of Deltaproteobacteria bacterium harbors:
- a CDS encoding GDP-mannose 4,6-dehydratase produces MSQDNIAVVTGGAGFIGSHMVDLLLDRGYKVRVLDNLSGGREANLDHHKGNTNLEFYNEDILDLKENSPIFTNARYVFHFAGIGDIVPSIEKPIDYMSTNIQGTVHVLECARFSGVEKFVYAASSSCYGLADTPTREDHPINPQYPYALSKYQGEQAVLHWNKIYGLQVNSIRIFNAYGPRVRTTGAYGAVFGVFFKQKLAGKPFTVVGDGTQTRDFLFVTDVATAFLAVAESKHIGEIYNLGAGNPQSVNRLVELLVGEVVYIPKRPGEPDCTWADISKIQKHLAWMPEVSFADGVAKMMADINKWQDAPLWDANSIADATKTWFQYMTPKVS; encoded by the coding sequence GTGAGTCAAGACAACATTGCTGTGGTTACAGGTGGCGCCGGCTTTATCGGCAGCCACATGGTGGATCTGCTTCTTGACCGCGGTTATAAAGTCAGGGTGCTTGATAACTTGTCAGGTGGCCGAGAGGCCAATTTAGACCATCACAAAGGCAATACAAATTTAGAATTTTATAACGAAGATATTCTTGATTTGAAAGAAAACTCGCCCATTTTTACCAATGCGCGCTATGTCTTCCACTTTGCGGGTATTGGTGACATTGTTCCATCAATCGAAAAACCAATAGATTATATGTCCACGAATATCCAGGGAACGGTCCACGTTCTTGAATGTGCTCGTTTCTCCGGTGTAGAGAAATTTGTCTATGCCGCATCGTCATCCTGTTATGGATTAGCGGACACACCCACGCGGGAAGACCATCCAATTAACCCCCAATACCCGTATGCCTTGAGTAAATATCAAGGTGAGCAGGCTGTCCTGCATTGGAATAAAATTTATGGGTTACAGGTTAATTCAATACGTATTTTTAATGCCTATGGTCCAAGAGTGCGAACAACCGGTGCTTATGGGGCTGTATTCGGTGTATTTTTCAAGCAAAAACTGGCGGGAAAGCCCTTCACTGTTGTAGGAGATGGGACACAAACAAGGGATTTTCTTTTTGTTACAGATGTCGCAACTGCATTCTTAGCCGTTGCTGAGTCGAAACATATAGGCGAAATTTATAATCTCGGCGCAGGCAACCCGCAAAGTGTCAATCGTTTGGTTGAGCTGCTTGTCGGTGAAGTCGTTTATATCCCCAAACGGCCTGGCGAACCTGATTGCACATGGGCGGATATATCAAAAATTCAAAAACATCTTGCATGGATGCCAGAAGTCAGTTTTGCGGATGGTGTAGCAAAAATGATGGCTGATATCAACAAATGGCAGGACGCACCGCTCTGGGATGCTAACAGTATTGCCGATGCGACAAAAACGTGGTTTCAATACATGACTCCAAAGGTATCATAA
- a CDS encoding SDR family oxidoreductase, whose translation MKKVLVAGGAGYVGCVLVSKLLEAGYEVVVYDLMLFGTDGLPKHPKLQVVEGDVRDITSLTAALKGVDSVIHLACISNDPSFELNPELSKSINYDSFEPFVVACKKNGVRRFIYASSSSVYGVSDAPEVTETHPLVPLTDYNKYKGMSEPLLLKHQSPDFTTVVIRPATVCGYSPRMRLDLSVNILTNLAVNKGQITVFGGSQKRPNIHVEDIAELYVQLLEFPSDLIAGEIFNAAYQNHTISELAAMVKKIVEQEMPEKAPIEIITTTSNDLRSYHVSSRKINEKLGYVPKRSVEDAVKGMCQAFKSGKIPNSMTDESYVNVKVVKKRGIK comes from the coding sequence ATGAAAAAAGTTCTTGTTGCCGGAGGAGCCGGATATGTTGGTTGTGTATTGGTGTCAAAATTATTAGAAGCCGGTTATGAAGTGGTCGTTTATGATCTTATGTTATTTGGAACAGATGGATTACCTAAGCATCCGAAGTTGCAGGTTGTAGAAGGAGATGTTCGTGATATTACTTCTCTTACAGCAGCATTGAAAGGTGTGGATAGCGTTATCCACTTGGCTTGCATTTCCAATGACCCGAGTTTTGAGTTGAATCCGGAACTAAGTAAATCAATCAATTATGATTCTTTTGAACCTTTCGTGGTAGCCTGCAAAAAGAATGGCGTTAGAAGATTCATTTATGCCTCGTCCAGCTCGGTCTATGGTGTAAGCGATGCCCCTGAGGTAACGGAAACACATCCTCTGGTGCCGCTCACTGATTACAATAAATATAAGGGTATGTCGGAGCCACTCCTTTTGAAACATCAGTCCCCGGATTTTACTACGGTGGTTATCAGGCCAGCCACCGTATGCGGCTATTCACCGCGTATGCGGTTGGACCTTTCGGTTAACATTCTTACGAATTTGGCCGTAAATAAGGGACAGATAACTGTTTTTGGCGGATCACAAAAACGACCCAACATTCACGTTGAAGATATCGCGGAGCTATATGTTCAGTTGTTGGAATTTCCATCCGATTTGATTGCTGGAGAAATATTTAACGCTGCATACCAAAACCACACAATTTCTGAACTTGCAGCAATGGTTAAAAAAATAGTGGAACAGGAAATGCCGGAAAAAGCTCCAATTGAAATCATAACGACAACAAGCAATGATCTTCGTTCCTATCACGTATCCTCTCGTAAAATTAATGAGAAACTTGGCTATGTTCCCAAGCGGTCAGTCGAAGATGCGGTTAAAGGGATGTGCCAGGCATTCAAATCTGGAAAAATCCCGAATAGCATGACTGATGAAAGTTATGTCAATGTCAAGGTTGTTAAAAAAAGGGGTATAAAGTGA
- a CDS encoding transaldolase gives MPNLNDLKIKIFADGADLKGIEELNKNPLIKGFTTNPTLMRKSNVKNYHAFALDVIRIVKPRPVSFEVFSDDFEIMEKQALQIASWGKNVYVKIPITNTHGDDAGPLVRRLTKAGVKVNVTALTTTKQVENIVDYLSEDTPSCVSVFAGRVADTGRDPVPIMAEAVRLLKKNPLAELIWASPRELLNVFHAESVGCQIITVTNDLLAKLPLIGKDLAEYSMDTVKMFHRDAVQAGFNIEI, from the coding sequence ATGCCGAATCTAAATGATCTAAAGATAAAAATCTTCGCTGACGGTGCAGACTTGAAAGGCATAGAAGAGCTAAATAAAAACCCGCTTATCAAAGGTTTTACAACAAATCCGACTCTTATGCGCAAATCGAATGTAAAAAATTATCATGCATTTGCATTGGATGTAATAAGGATCGTCAAACCACGTCCCGTGTCTTTTGAGGTATTTTCTGACGATTTTGAAATTATGGAAAAGCAGGCATTACAGATTGCTTCCTGGGGTAAAAATGTGTATGTGAAAATCCCTATTACGAATACCCACGGAGATGATGCCGGCCCGCTTGTGAGACGGCTAACCAAAGCGGGGGTAAAAGTCAATGTGACCGCTTTGACGACTACAAAGCAGGTAGAAAATATTGTAGATTATCTGTCAGAAGATACGCCAAGTTGTGTTTCAGTCTTTGCGGGAAGAGTAGCCGATACTGGCCGCGATCCTGTTCCAATAATGGCTGAAGCAGTAAGACTGCTAAAAAAAAATCCCCTTGCTGAGCTTATATGGGCAAGCCCGAGGGAGTTACTTAACGTATTTCATGCGGAATCGGTTGGGTGCCAGATTATCACAGTTACCAATGACCTCTTGGCAAAACTTCCTTTGATTGGTAAAGATTTGGCCGAATATTCAATGGATACCGTGAAAATGTTTCATCGTGATGCCGTTCAGGCAGGATTTAATATTGAAATTTGA
- a CDS encoding HAD family hydrolase, with product MESKAETKFAVFLDRDGVINRAIIRDRKPYPPSKIEDLVFPPGTSEAIQSLRSSGYLVIVVTNQPDVAKGVQSKEVVESIHGIIRQQIQVDDIKVCYHIDEDNCLCRKPKPGMILDAAQEYSIDLSGSYMIGDRWRDIEAGKAAGCKTILIRPEINYNEPQAQGMDAVAGSLYDAAAFILKNEFDKRGNN from the coding sequence CTGGAAAGCAAAGCTGAGACAAAATTTGCGGTATTTCTTGATCGAGATGGTGTGATAAACAGGGCCATTATTCGCGACAGGAAACCATATCCACCCTCAAAGATTGAAGATTTAGTATTCCCTCCGGGGACGTCTGAAGCAATCCAGTCTTTACGTTCATCCGGCTATTTGGTGATTGTTGTTACCAATCAGCCCGATGTGGCCAAGGGTGTACAAAGCAAGGAAGTGGTGGAATCTATTCACGGGATTATTCGTCAGCAGATTCAAGTGGATGATATTAAAGTTTGCTATCACATTGATGAAGACAATTGCCTCTGCCGAAAACCAAAGCCTGGTATGATTTTAGATGCCGCTCAAGAATACTCGATAGATCTTTCAGGATCCTACATGATTGGCGACAGGTGGCGCGATATTGAGGCAGGCAAGGCGGCCGGATGTAAGACAATACTTATACGACCAGAAATCAATTATAATGAACCTCAAGCACAAGGGATGGATGCTGTAGCGGGTTCACTTTATGACGCTGCTGCGTTCATTTTGAAAAATGAATTTGATAAAAGGGGAAACAATTGA